In Procambarus clarkii isolate CNS0578487 chromosome 6, FALCON_Pclarkii_2.0, whole genome shotgun sequence, one DNA window encodes the following:
- the LOC123753883 gene encoding uncharacterized protein: MGVAALSGHQRLRAAASGYLRPPATTCGRQRLPAATSGRQWPPAATSDYVRPPAATCGHQRPPAAASGHQRLRAAASGHQRPPVATCGRQWPPAAASGHLRPPAGHLGPPAALSGHQRPSVGLSDPQRASATLSGHHRPPPATCGHHRPSAATTGPQRPPARSEPLHAVLL; encoded by the coding sequence ATGGGTGTTGCGGCCCTGAGCGGCCACCAGCGACTACGTGCGGCCGCCAGCGGCTACCTGCGGCCACCAGCGACTACGTGCGGCCGCCAGCGGCTACCTGCGGCCACCAGCGGCCGCCAGTGGCCACCTGCGGCCACCAGCGACTACGTGCGGCCGCCAGCGGCTACCTGCGGCCACCAGCGGCCACCAGCGGCCGCCAGTGGCCACCAGCGACTACGTGCGGCCGCCAGCGGCCACCAGCGGCCGCCAGTGGCCACCTGCGGCCGCCAGTGGCCACCTGCGGCCGCCAGTGGCCACCTGCGGCCACCAGCGGGCCACCTGGGGCCACCAGCAGCTCTCAGCGGCCACCAGCGGCCCTCAGTGGGCCTCAGCGACCCTCAGCGGGCCTCAGCGACCCTCAgcggccaccaccggccaccaccggccacctGCGGCCACCACCGGCCCTCAGCGGCCACCACCGGCCCTCAGCGGCCACCAGCAAGGAGCGAGCCGCTTCACGCggttttattataa